One window of Pyxicephalus adspersus chromosome 4, UCB_Pads_2.0, whole genome shotgun sequence genomic DNA carries:
- the AKAP12 gene encoding A-kinase anchor protein 12 (The sequence of the model RefSeq protein was modified relative to this genomic sequence to represent the inferred CDS: added 74 bases not found in genome assembly) — MGAGTSAEQVADKEEQAEQSNDLEQLQQDSQAVEAAEDVKLLHKNGKIAILNGTSEGEETVEVIIEAEDFNGFQEEEVAKDVEQTEPAKVTLNGEQKENMEVVPSDAASKENTKEDGQAETSEINDLSPVSEEKVESPEQSNESQSSEVGFKKVFKFVGFKFTVKKDKTEKSEPVQLLTVKKDEAEVNGTTSQEEQIDAASPDKDQKEPETNDDVQQAESPNGPSPALESPVEILELEKEELQTQTNKEELDVEKDKKSPESPTNAVVTETSSPFRRFFTQGWAGLRKKTSFKKSKEEDPQEVEKHIKGEEQEKTEAPEPVKEEGGAVKEEGEAAPEPVKDESEAAPEKVEEPVPEESSKSATEEPKSTNEANAQISPEEIQADKVPSDQLQETVKADEGTVQITEEESIPEKINVAVSVSSEVEAETDTLEINPENQITDLVSPPSVEVTNESQSEVAPETKVSASEQSELCVSTESGDLEKVQEGITTEAELLSSQEKVKAQSSPLKKLFSSSGLRKLSGKKSKGKKDDDAKTDITGEPALPSSESPEAAEVDSGDSSPSSPDESAEASPTEKPVEEEPQADLEGEATSDGERKKDGITPWASFKKLVTPKRRPKRPSESDKEDEVEKVKTSTMSSTDSGGSVQNQEEAKETSEEQKLEKSTDENKKKADSSVSWDALICVGSSKKRARKTSDSDEEEVPKSQEECKKTDGEAEQTQEPESESPITSSQEQQAQESSSPDQVNSPTEGDGVSTWQSFKRLVTPRRKSKTKADEKPEETAAVSNPEQSTSEGEGSKDESWVSFKKLIPGRRKKRSDAKQEQTSPNADQPEHESAVEDSDEPAVVPLAEFDAAELEKVNAQESVAVSGPADGSGEQKESTEKHSDELVHAVTVTLIEGERAVTSLEERAPSWISAKVAETIEQEEETIKKIKTEITVEETVVLSTVSQVMAETQSTLINEVELTSEALTALEEAIETSCAEETTEMLSAVSQLGESIMSTEQATPVAEDDISVQTLQEQKQITDNILHAVAESAKLSLDVINSENVIAPPNIEDVVQETNTKQYTITLTKNAVAELVEEQKNVSTIVEEHIEEVIIKVTEKVTECVTTIQVKSDEIVSVPTLEQTNTVNDQETEYSSISAEEKIANLVSDAAFEESGEDLQNSAEVKVVEETLDSGKTEVLEEITVVSTSVSLLAEESKVDAPTTVDSGEEVHAEIGVPVSCALRATESIFVSSELQENATLASDLKHAEESAPTPAELKPKDVDPMPLEIEIHVATDRTLEEAAPVADKVEAKEGTFVPDEVRAKESDAVSFEVQAEESYVPPEVQTEEFVAEKCDAVPSEVQPEEGPHVLVEVKTQESDSMSCEMQAEKTAPVLPEVQTQETVHVTSVVEAEAAPVISAAEAEAAPVTSAVEAEEAAPVTSAVEAEEA, encoded by the coding sequence TGGAGCAGACTGAGCCTGCAAAAGTGACATTGAATGGGGAACAGAAGGAAAACATGGAAGTTGTTCCTAGTGATGCTGCttcaaaagaaaacacaaaagaagaTGGCCAAGCAGAGACATCAGAAATAAATGATTTGTCACCAGTGTCTGAAGAAAAAGTTGAGTCTCCCGAACAATCAAATGAAAGTCAATCTAGTGAAGTTGGTTTCAAAAAAGTCTTTAAATTTGTTGGCTtcaaatttacagtaaaaaaggACAAGACTGAAAAATCAGAACCTGTACAACTCCTAACTGTTAAAAAAGATGAAGCTGAGGTTAATGGAACAACCAGTCAAGAGGAGCAGATTGATGCTGCATCTCCAGACAAGGACCAAAAAGAGCCAGAAACCAATGATGATGTCCAGCAAGCAGAAAGTCCAAATGGGCCTTCACCGGCCCTAGAAAGTCCAGTTGAAATACTTGAACTAGAAAAGGAGGAATTGCAAACGCAAACAAACAAAGAAGAACTAGACGtggaaaaagataaaaagtcCCCAGAGTCTCCAACAAATGCAGTGGTTACTGAGACATCTTCTCCATTTAGGAGATTTTTTACACAAGGATGGGCAGGGCTGAGGAAAAAAACTAGCTTCAAGAAATCAAAAGAAGAAGACCCTCAGGAAGTAGAGAAACACATTAAAGGTGAAGAACAAGAAAAGACTGAAGCACCAGAGCCTGTAAAAGAAGAGGGTGGAGCTGTAAAAGAAGAGGGTGAAGCTGCACCAGAGCCTGTCAAAGATGAGAGTGAAGCTGCACCAGAAAAAGTTGAAGAGCCAGTACCAGAGGAATCAAGTAAATCTGCAACTGAAGAACCAAAGTCCACTAATGAGGCAAATGCTCAGATCTCTCCAGAAGAAATCCAAGCAGATAAGGTACCATCTGATCAGCTACAAGAGACTGTGAAGGCAGATGAAGGTACAGTGCAGATAACAGAAGAGGAAAGTATACCtgagaaaataaatgttgctgtaaGTGTCTCAAGTGAAGTGGAGGCTGAAACAGACACCTTGGAAATCAATCCTGAAAACCAAATAACTGATTTAGTCAGTCCACCATCTGTTGAGGTAACAAATGAATCACAGTCAGAGGTAGCACCCGAAACTAAAGTATCGGCAAGTGAACAATCAGAGTTGTGTGTCAGTACAGAAAGTGGTGACCTGGAGAAGGTCCAAGAAGGTATTACAACAGAAGCCGAACTGTTATCTTCTCAAGAGAAAGTTAAAGCCCAAAGCAGtcctttgaaaaaacttttcagCAGCTCTGGACTAAGGAAACTGTCCGGaaagaaaagtaaaggaaagAAAGATGATGATGCGAAGACAGACATCACTGGAGAACCTGCACTTCCTTCATCGGAGTCACCAGAGGCTGCAGAAGTAGATAGTGGAGATAGCTCACCTTCCTCGCCTGATGAATCAGCAGAGGCTTCACCAACAGAAAAGCCAGTAGAGGAGGAACCACAGGCAGATTTGGAAGGTGAAGCAACTTCTGATGgcgaaagaaaaaaagatggtatTACTCCATGGGCCTCTTTTAAAAAGCTTGTTACACCAAAGAGACGACCAAAGAGACCATCTGAAAGTGATAAAGAGGATGAGGTTGAAAAAGTGAAAACTTCAACTATGTCCTCAACCGACAGTGGTGGTTCAGTACAAAACCAGGAAGAAGCCAAAGAAACCAGCGAAGAACAAAAACTTGAGAAAAGCACAGacgaaaataaaaagaaagcagacaGTTCCGTGTCATGGGATGCCTTAATATGTGTTGGTTCTTCCAAAAAACGAGCCAGAAAGACTTCAGATTCAGATGAGGAGGAAGTTCCTAAATCTcaagaggaatgcaaaaaaactgATGGAGAAGCAGAACAAACTCAGGAGCCTGAATCTGAAAGTCCCATCACAAGTTCACAAGAGCAGCAGGCCCAAGAAAGCTCATCACCAGATCAGGTTAATAGCCCCACAGAAGGAGATGGAGTATCTACTTGGCAATCATTTAAAAGGCTAGTGACACCTAGAAGAAAATCAAAAACTAAAGCAGACGAGAAACCTGAAGAAACTGCTGCGGTATCCAATCCAGAACAGTCTACCTCAGAGGGTGAAGGTAGCAAAGATGAGTCTTGGGTATCATTTAAAAAACTGATAcctggaagaaggaagaaaagatcAGATGCCAAACAGGAACAAACTTCACCCAATGCTGACCAGCCAGAGCATGAAAGTGCTGTAGAGGACTCTGATGAACCTGCAGTAGTTCCTTTGGCAGAATTCGATGCAGCTGAGCTAGAAAAAGTGAACGCCCAAGAGTCTGTTGCAGTATCTGGTCCTGCTGATGGTTCAGGTGAACAAAAAGAGTCAACTGAGAAACACAGTGATGAACTTGTTCATGCAGTTACAGTAACTTTAATAGAGGGAGAAAGGGCAGTCACTAGTCTTGAAGAAAGAGCGCCATCCTGGATTAGTGCaaaagttgctgaaactattgaGCAAGAAGaagaaactattaaaaaaattaaaactgaaattaCGGTTGAGGAAACTGTGGTTCTTAGCACTGTTTCACAAGTTATGGCAGAAACACAAAGTACTTTAATTAACGAAGTTGAATTAACCTCAGAAGCTTTAACTGCTTTGGAAGAAGCAATAGAAACATCATGCGCAGAAGAAACTACTGAAATGTTGTCTGCTGTTTCACAATTAGGTGAATCGATTATGTCTACTGAGCAAGCCACTCCTGTGGCAGAAGATGATATAAGTGTGCAGACTCTACAAGAACAAAAGCAGATTACTGATAATATTTTACATGCTGTTGCAGAAAGTGCAAAACTCTCCTTAGATGTCATAAACTCAGAAAATGTTATTGCTCCACCAAATATTGAGGATGTTGTACAGGAAACAAACACAAAGCAGTACACTATTACTTTGACTAAAAATGCAGTTGCTGAACTTGTGGAGGAGCAAAAGAATGTTTCCACGATAGTAGAAGAGCACATTGAGGAAGTTATTATTAAAGTTACTGAGAAAGTAACTGAATGCGTTACAACTATTCAAGTGAAATCTGACGAAATAGTTAGTGTGCCAACCCTGGAGCAAACAAATACCGTTAATGATCAAGAGACAGAATATTCCTCCATATCagctgaagagaaaattgccaatcttgtttcagatgcagcttttgaggaatcaggtgaagatttacaaaattctgctgaGGTCAAAGTGGTTGAAGAAACTTTAGACAGCGGTAAGACAGAAGTATTAGAAGAAATTACTGTTGTATCTACTTCAGTTTCTCTTTTGGCAGAGGAATCTAAAGTTGATGCCCCAACTACAGTGGACTCTGGTGAAGAGGTGCATGCTGAAATAGGTGTCCCTGTCTCCTGTGCATTAAGGGCTACAGAAAGCATTTTTGTGTCATCTGAGCTTCAGGAAAATGCTACACTTGCATCAGATCTGAAGCATGCTGAAGAATCTGCTCCTACACCAGCTGAGTTGAAACCTAAAGATGTTGATCCCATGCCACTTGAGATTGAGATACATGTGGCTACTGATAGGACACTGGAAGAAGCTGCTCCTGTGGCAGACAAAGTGGAAGCTAAAGAAGGTACATTTGTGCCAGATGAGGTGAGGGCTAAGGAAAGTGATGCTGTGTCATTTGAGGTGCAAGCTGAAGAAAGTTATGTGCCCCCTGAGGTGCAAACTGAAGAATTTGTGGCTGAAAAATGTGATGCTGTGCCATCTGAGGTACAGCCAGAAGAAGGTCCTCATGTATTAGTTGAAGTGAAGACTCAAGAAAGTGATTCTATGTCATGTGAGATGCAGGCTGAAAAAACTGCTCCTGTGCTACCAGAAGTGCAGACTCAAGAAACTGTTCATGTGACATCTGTGGTAGAGGCTGAAGCTGCTCCTGTGATATCTGCAGCAGAGGCTGAA